A stretch of the Macadamia integrifolia cultivar HAES 741 unplaced genomic scaffold, SCU_Mint_v3 scaffold2107, whole genome shotgun sequence genome encodes the following:
- the LOC122065735 gene encoding putative disease resistance RPP13-like protein 1, whose translation MSISFPFLQVAFDKLRSPELLYLFRRWEIELDGVESLQRLSAVIQAFYDEAEVKQFTNDHVKLWLHPVKQLLYDVEDMLDDFLTDLLHLKLESESQTTNPHQTRQGIERFGSSSGVDINKRLKKLKLESEYQTQQSGGTESAVYNIAEELPGIIRLGSKVRDINEKLKSVVQEGVALGLMNLSMGSGSSRTKVFSERPPTSSLVNSSIVFGRDEDKWEIVKWLLSDKTPGPSKYGNNFSVLPIVGMGGAGKTTLAQLVYNDETVERFFQLKAWVCVSEDFDVVRLTKEILESATGSSPPYYSLDLLQVELKKVLSNKRFLLVMDDMWNEDHEIWDALRIPFAFGKPGSKILVTTRNKGVSSIVRTVLNDYDLKGLSDEACFELVRRHTFMDGDSCDVDKKLKLFGHEIVKKCEGLPLAVKTLAGLLQDKRENNEWKDILENEIWDLQETKILPSLMLSYYHLPPLLKRCFTYLALFPKDYVFDKIELVILWMAEGIVQPKPNGKKRVEDIGAGYFDELFMRSFFDLSDRRPSNHLASPYARSNRSYTSEELLYESPNKLQVRSFFESSSNMGSGYVMHDLIHDLAEFVSGGIYCRREYDKASKSLTTTTRHLSYLTNNFNFEATEFEAMKSLRTLLDLEYYEKFGSSMQFQFQFQFLRVLRFRMYHNYELPDSIGNLKHLRLLDLSFSYNIVRLPDSITSLYNLQTLILTGCEKLIEFPEDMGNLVNLRHLFLPVWSIEDNSYKMPVGVGYLTSLQTLSTFFVGSKNVSELRELSQQLRGCLDISNLENVGNNGSKAMVANLKNKPHLLGLQLRWSHYKNNDSFPDLERDEKVEEDVLDQLQPHTNLEALWVLNYGGTRFSSWIEHPSFSHLETVSLICCRKCWFLPNLRQLPFLKHLVIHDCSTIKIVGCELNRDGSSSTYKKFQSLETLSFRGMVEWEEWPEEDEEGGGQFPCLRELILKYCPKLRMFSHWFPVLVELKIGYCDNLTELPRLLPSLRWLDIRRCPKLVVLPNLPFIERLYLSKCVHLTALSESDSPSSSSSSAAAALAPAPCVHNSFPCLRELKIEHCPNLRELKHIFPSLELLQTRDCKELCFLPKLPSVKQLSVERSKVEIKSCPSLVSFPETGFPVVVRQLEIRYCENLGSLPKGLNTLTSLQELEITSCPALVSFPETGLPAALRKLKIQDCKNLESLPMGLLHNLTSLQSLALCGYPNLSSLPDGLHKLMSLQRLEIKECPALEFFPVMGLPNMLRELLILKCGKLNSLPKGLQLTSLQILRIEQCPVLEYFLDMGLPIALQELWILKCGKLNCLPKGLQLTSLQILMIEECPALESFPDMGLPTALRKLSILKCGKLKFLPKGLHNLTNLEQLEIEECSFLMECKNLEFLYSSGLHNLSTLPSLIIGGCPALVSIPKGMLPTNLRYFYIKDCPILESIYDGLFNLTSLEYLDIQNCPMLTQQCQEREGEEWSKIAQIPVVIIDGERQ comes from the exons atgtcaatatccttcccctttcttcagGTTGCCTTTGACAAGCTTAGGTCTCCTGAGTTGTTGTACTTGTTTAGGCGATGGGAAATCGAGTTGGATGGAGTGGAGTCACTGCAGAGGTTGTCAGCCGTGATTCAGGCTTTCTATGATGAAGCTGAAGTGAAGCAGTTCACGAACGATCATGTGAAACTGTGGCTCCACCCCGTCAAGCAGCTCCTCTATGATGTGGAGGATATGCTGGATGACTTTCTTACTGATCTTCTACACCTGAAATTAGAATCTGAATCTCAGACCACAAACCCTCACCAAACCCGACAG GGAATTGAGAGGTTTGGATCATCATCAGGAGTGGATATCAACAAGAGgttaaaaaaactgaaattggaaTCTGAATATCAGACCCAACAG tctgGTGGTACAGAATCTGCGGTTTATAACATCGCTGAAGAGCTGCCAGGAATTATACGGCTTGGATCAAAAGTAAGGGATATCAACGAGAAGTTAAAAAGTGTAGTACAAGAAGGTGTTGCTCTAGGATTAATGAATTTGAGCATGGGATCTGGGTCCTCAAGGACCAAGGTATTCAGTGAAAGGCCACCAACGAGTTCTTTGGTGAATAGTTCTATTGTTTTTGGCAGAGATGAAgataagtgggagattgttaaaTGGTTGCTATCAGACAAAACACCAGGCCCCAGTAAATATGGTAATAATTTCTCGGTGCTACCCATAGTCGGCATGGGTGGAGCTGGAAAGACAACTCTTGCTCAACTTGTTTATAATGATGAGACAGTTGAGAGGTTTTTCCAGCTGAAAGCTTGGGTCTGCGTATCAGAAGACTTTGATGTGGTGAGGTTAACGAAAGAAATTCTTGAGTCAGCCACTGGGTCATCCCCTCCTTATTATTCACTGGACCTTTTACAAGTGGAACTGAAAAAAGTATTGAGCAATAAAAGATTTTTATTGGTTATGGATGACATGTGGAATGAGGACCACGAGATATGGGATGCCTTAAGGATCCCTTTTGCATTTGGTAAACCAGGAAGCAAGATATTGGTCACAACACGGAACAAAGGTGTTTCATCAATTGTGCGGACTGTTCTGAACGATTATGATCTGAAAGGTCTGTCAGATGAGGCTTGTTTTGAACTGGTTAGAAGGCACACTTTCATGGATGGAGATTCATGTGATGtagataaaaaattgaaattatttgGACATGAAATTGTGAAGAAATGTGAGGGTTTACCTTTGGCTGTAAAGACACTTGCAGGCCTCTTGCAAgataaaagggaaaacaatgAGTGGAAAGATATTTTGGAAAATGAAATATGGGATTTACAAGAGACCAAGATCCTTCCATCACTCATGTTGAGCTATTATCATCTTCCGCCGCTTCTAAAGAGATGTTTCACATACCTTGCTTTGTTTCCCAAAGACTACGTTTTTGACAAGATTGAATTGGTCATATTGTGGATGGCAGAAGGTATTGTtcaaccaaaaccaaatggaAAGAAACGGGTAGAAGATATAGGGGCTGGGTATTTTGATGAACTATTTATGAGGTCCTTCTTTGACTTATCTGATCGTCGTCCTTCTAACCATTTGGCATCCCCTTATGCTAGGTCAAACAGATCTTATACAAGTGAAGAGTTGCTATATGAATCACCAAATAAATTACAAGTTAGGTCATTTTTTGAGTCATCTAGTAACATGGGATCAGGATATGTGATGCATGATTTGATCCATGACTTGGCAGAATTTGTTTCAGGTGGAATATATTGTAGGAGAGAGTATGATAAAGCATCCAAAAGTCTTACAACAACCACCCGTCACTTGTCATACCTCacgaacaattttaattttgaggCAACAGAATTTGAGGCCATGAAAAGTTTACGCACCCTTTTAGATCTGGAATACTATGAGAAATTTGGTAGTTCCAtgcaattccaattccaattccaattcctgCGTGTGCTACGTTTCAGAATGTATCACAATTATGAGTTGCCTGATTCAATTGGAAATTTGAAACACCTAAGGCTTCTTGatctctcattttcttataaTATTGTGAGGCTACCTGACTCAATTACAAGTCTTTACAATCTACAAACGTTGATCCTAACTGGCTGTGAGAAACTTATAGAGTTTCCGGAGGATATGGGTAACCTCGTAAACCTTCGACATCTTTTTCTCCCTGTATGGTCGATAGAGGATAATTCATATAAGATGCCAGTAGGTGTGGGTTACTTAACTAGTCTGCAGACATTGAGCACATTTTTTGTGGGGTCCAAAAATGTTAGCGAGTTGAGGGAATTGTCTCAACAACTCCGTGGGTGTCTGGACatttcaaatttggaaaatgtAGGCAATAATGGGTCAAAAGCCATGGTGGCGAATTTAAAGAATAAGCCGCACCTTCTTGGGCTACAATTGCGCTGGAGTCATTATAAAAACAATGACAGTTTTCCTGATTTGGAGAGAGATGAAAAAGTAGAGGAGGATGTACTTGACCAATTACAACCTCATACCAATCTTGAAGCACTATGGGTTTTAAACTATGGTGGTACGCGATTCTCAAGCTGGATAGAGCAtccttccttttctcatttagaAACCGTGAGTCTCATTTGTTGTCGCAAGTGCTGGTTCTTGCCTAATCTTAGGCAACTGCCTTTTCTCAAACACCTAGTCATCCATGATTGTAGTACTATAAAAATTGTGGGATGTGAGTTAAATAGGGATGGTTCATCATCAACTTATAAGAAATTTCAATCATTGGAGACGCTAAGTTTTCGAGGAATGGTAGAATGGGAGGAGTGgcctgaagaagatgaagaaggtgGAGGACAATTTCCTTGCCTCCGTGAGCTGATTCTAAAATATTGTCCCAAGCTGAGGATGTTCTCTCACTGGTTCCCTGTGTTGGTGGAGCTGAAAATAGGATATTGCGACAACCTAACTGAACTACCACGGCTTCTTCCTTCATTACGGTGGCTCGATATCAGGAGATGCCCAAAATTGGTGGTACTTCCGAATCTTCCTTTCATTGAGAGGTTGTATTTGTCCAAATGTGTCCATTTAACAGCATTGTCTGAATCTGACagcccatcatcatcatcatcatcagcagcagcagcactAGCACCAGCACCATGTGTACATAACTCATTCCCTTGTCTCCGGGAACTAAAAATTGAGCATTGTCCCAATTTGAGAGAACTGAAACACATATTTCCTTCTTTGGAGTTGCTCCAGACAAGAGATTGCAAAGAactttgttttcttcccaaGCTTCCATCTGTCAAGCAGTTGAGCGTTGAGAGATCAAAAGTTGAAATCAAAAGTTGTCCTTCTCTTGTGTCCTTTCCGGAAACAGGGTTTCCCGTTGTGGTTCGACAATTGGAGATTAGATATTGTGAGAATCTGGGGTCATTGCCCAAGGGACTGAATACTCTCACGTCTCTCCAAGAACTTGAAATCACAAGTTGCCCTGCTCTTGTGTCCTTCCCGGAAACAGGGTTACCCGCCGCACTTCGAAAATTGAAGATCCAAGATTGCAAGAATCTAGAGTCCTTGCCCATGGGATTACTTCACAACCTCACATCCCTCCAATCATTAGCACTTTGTGGATATCCAAACCTAAGCTCCTTACCTGATGGATTGCACAAACTCATGTCCCTCCAAAGATTAGAAATCAAAGAGTGCCCTGCGCTTGAATTCTTTCCTGTTATGGGGTTACCCAACATGCTTCGAGAGCTATTGATTCTAAAATGTGGGAAGCTCAATTCTTTGCCCAAAGGGCTCCAACTCACATCCCTCCAAATATTAAGGATCGAACAGTGCCCTGTTCTTGAGTACTTTCTAGACATGGGGTTACCCATTGCGCTTCAGGAGCTATGGATTTTAAAATGTGGAAAGCTGAATTGTTTACCCAAGGGGCTGCAACTCACATCCCTCCAAATATTAATGATCGAAGAGTGCCCTGCTCTTGAGTCCTTTCCAGACATGGGATTACCCACCGCACTTCGGAAGCTATCGATTCTAAAATGTGGGAAGCTGAAATTTTTGCCCAAGGGACTGCACAACCTCACAAATCTTGAACAACTGGAGATTGAGGAATGCTCTTTTCTTATGGAGTGCAAGAATCTTGAATTTCTCTATAGCTCGGGCCTTCATAATCTCAGcactctcccatctctcatcatTGGTGGATGCCCTGCTCTTGTGTCAATTCCAAAGGGCATGCTTCCCACCAATCTTAGATATTTTTACATCAAGGACTGCCCGATTCTTGAATCCATATACGATGGACTCTTCAACTTAACCTCTCTTGAATATCTGGATATCCAGAACTGTCCAATGCTAACACAACAGTGCCAAGAGAGGGAAGGGGAAGAGTGGTCCAAGATTGCGCAAATCCCTGTAGTAATAATAGATGGCGAACGTCAGTAA